The genome window GAAGCTGGAGTTCGCGAAGCCCACGACGAACCCCGAGCCCACCATGTCCTCGCGGCGGCCCACGTACGACGCGTAGGTGATCATGATGCCGAAGCCGATCGACAGCGAGAAGAAGATCTGGCCGAACGCGGCGGCCCACACGGATGCCGAGGTGAGCGCCGACCAGTCCGGTGTGAAGAGGGCGTCGAGGCCGGCCGCCGCGCCCGGGAGGAGCAGCGCCTGCACGACGAGGGCGGCGAACGCGAGGATCAGCACCGGGATGAAGACCACGGAGCTCGCGCCGATCCCGCGCTGGACGCCGAGGGCCATGATCACCAGGACGCCGAGCCAGACGACCGCGAGCGGCACGAGCACCCCGGGCACCACGTCGGTGGTGACGCGGACGTCGCCGGCCTGCAGGAACTCCCCGAAGAAGAAGCCCTCGGGGTCGGAGCCCCAGGCCTTGTCGAGGGAGAAGAAGGTGTAGCGCAGCGCCCACGCGACCACGGCCGCGTAGTAGACGGCGATGACGAAGCAGATGCCCACCTGCCACCAGCCGAGACCCTCCGTGCTGCGGCGCAGGCGCGCGAAGGACAGGGGCGCGGACCCGCGGTGACGGTGCCCGATCGCGTAGTCCAGCAGCAGGAACGGCAGGCCGGCGGTGAGCAGCGCGACGAGGTAGGGCACGACGAACGCGCCGCCACCGTTCTCGTAGGCGACGTACGGGAACCGCCAGATGTTGCCGAGCCCGACCGCGGAGCCGATCGCCGCGAGGATGAAGACGCGCCGGGAGCCGAACGATCCCCGCCGACGCTCCGTCGCGGCCTGCGCGGCGGCACCCCCCGCTGTTGTGCTCATGCTGCCCCCCGCCGTCGTCGCGCGCCCCGCCCGCGTGGTCCTCCGCGTATCGGACAATACGCCCGGGGGGACGTCCGCGCCGACGTGCCCACGGCGTGGCGCGCGCCCGGCGGATCACCCGGTGCCGCCGCGGACGCAGGTACGTTACGTACCGTT of Cellulomonas dongxiuzhuiae contains these proteins:
- a CDS encoding sodium-dependent transporter, producing the protein MSTTAGGAAAQAATERRRGSFGSRRVFILAAIGSAVGLGNIWRFPYVAYENGGGAFVVPYLVALLTAGLPFLLLDYAIGHRHRGSAPLSFARLRRSTEGLGWWQVGICFVIAVYYAAVVAWALRYTFFSLDKAWGSDPEGFFFGEFLQAGDVRVTTDVVPGVLVPLAVVWLGVLVIMALGVQRGIGASSVVFIPVLILAFAALVVQALLLPGAAAGLDALFTPDWSALTSASVWAAAFGQIFFSLSIGFGIMITYASYVGRREDMVGSGFVVGFANSSFELLAGIGVFAALGFMAQANGVAVADVASSGIGLAFIAFPTIISEAPAGALIGVLFFASLVIAGITSLVSVIEVVISAVRDKFDTRRLTATLVVVVPCALLSLALFSTTSGIYVLDVVDHFVNQYGILVVALVSMLVVAWALRALPALGAHLNVHGRPRVGRTWRVLTSVVAPVGLTVVLVFALRDDLGAPYEDYPGWLLMVFGWLMVVLLPVVGFLLARMPWRAGTHLDGPPPGSDPAAPATDPAPGPGVTHDEGDHR